A single window of Methanomassiliicoccales archaeon DNA harbors:
- the cutA gene encoding divalent-cation tolerance protein CutA, producing the protein MESAKKISKQLVENRLVACANLYPIESIYRWENEIEEGQEFAVLLKARVEDFPLIEKFVKKNHPYKIPCIVMYSIDDGFPPYLEWIKESTNRNQED; encoded by the coding sequence ATGGAGTCAGCTAAAAAGATTTCCAAGCAATTAGTAGAAAATAGGTTAGTCGCTTGCGCAAATTTGTATCCTATTGAGTCAATTTATAGATGGGAAAATGAAATAGAAGAAGGGCAAGAGTTTGCCGTTCTGCTGAAAGCGCGAGTGGAAGATTTTCCTTTAATTGAAAAATTTGTAAAGAAAAATCATCCATATAAAATCCCGTGCATTGTAATGTATTCTATAGATGATGGTTTTCCCCCATATTTAGAATGGATTAAGGAATCGACAAACAGAAACCAGGAGGATTAA
- a CDS encoding 6-hydroxymethylpterin diphosphokinase MptE-like protein, translating into MRNRVEMNFEDWEPIYHEIISEFGFSQQNDELAAKILASAVSRFEFDYEELIAKKMRKIATICGDADSLPHHLKKFGIHGTLIAADDATSVLIREGFVPDFIVTDLDGDLPTLLQANIKGSILVVHAHGDNISKIRDWISLFSFPIIPTVQCKPFAPLRNYGGFTDGDRAVILARSFGAKHIYLLGFDFANPKKKIGKDINIKLQKLAWARRLIFDLNPPGFCLSIP; encoded by the coding sequence ATGAGGAATAGGGTTGAAATGAATTTCGAAGATTGGGAACCTATTTATCACGAGATAATTAGCGAATTCGGTTTTTCTCAACAAAATGATGAATTAGCAGCTAAAATACTAGCATCTGCAGTTTCTCGATTTGAATTTGATTATGAAGAGTTAATCGCGAAAAAGATGAGAAAGATTGCAACTATATGTGGCGATGCTGATTCTTTGCCTCATCATCTAAAAAAATTCGGTATTCATGGTACTTTGATCGCTGCCGATGACGCTACCAGTGTTCTCATTAGAGAAGGTTTTGTCCCAGATTTTATTGTAACCGATTTGGATGGTGATTTGCCAACGTTGTTGCAGGCAAACATTAAGGGTTCGATATTAGTTGTTCACGCTCATGGAGATAATATCAGCAAAATTCGTGATTGGATAAGTCTGTTCTCTTTCCCGATTATCCCAACCGTTCAATGCAAACCATTTGCACCTTTACGTAATTATGGAGGGTTCACGGATGGAGATAGAGCTGTAATTCTAGCTAGAAGTTTCGGAGCCAAGCATATTTATTTATTAGGCTTCGATTTCGCGAACCCGAAAAAGAAGATAGGAAAAGATATTAACATTAAATTACAAAAATTAGCATGGGCTAGAAGACTTATTTTTGATCTTAATCCTCCTGGTTTCTGTTTGTCGATTCCTTAA